In Arachis hypogaea cultivar Tifrunner chromosome 17, arahy.Tifrunner.gnm2.J5K5, whole genome shotgun sequence, a single window of DNA contains:
- the LOC112763698 gene encoding protein FAR1-RELATED SEQUENCE 5-like: protein MDQSIYEEASYDTAYDVSDHSNFIDVNVPSLSVEDIQRVDKEKESVDVIQLEDDATLSDHTGIPIEKIPYVGLRFVLLQQTQEFYSNYTKKVWFVTRIRNTNFDKNKKESRIPINQLIHYSREGYQESRVKAATRDNDEASIQPNKTYLALANEIGDSSKLGYSEKDVTNYITSNLRCADENADVNEMISYSMQMKDINPNFFYAVDVDKANKFKSALWIDARCKAFYEYYGDVVSFDTTYRRNKHGLLFSSFVGVNHHGKSTLLGCALLENEEIHSFEWIFKQWLKCMGTPPKAIIMDQCKSMFGAIRNVLLDTCHRWCIWLIMKKILHKLGGYARYREIDIRMHGTVWNARSVKSFEKDWCAFIVEFNLEQNRWLSGEFWAGNRSTQRSESMHAFFGGYLHYKSGLVQFMHEYDNMLGNKEPKESKDDAVDSKGVVPCSSSSTIERQFQREYTTFKFREVQQEFKKKGDCLVCGVTQDGDLFCVTVNEKYLLYGEPRSWTNSVKFDPATHKIRCEYNMFESRCILFCDCLAVFFYYGVDRVPSCYVLLRWSKNVQHKHTFIKSSHDEKQSDESHNLFRGLCSHFFNVAQDFVTCEKEAVMLYSSLDELRAKLFDYRSNLGPRSVPTTQNSMVIQCDPALGSSDI from the exons ATGGATCAATCAATTTATGAAGAAGCATCGTACGACACTGCATATGATGTGAGTGATCATTCTAATTTCATTGATGTTAATGTCCCGTCTCTGAGTGTAGAAGACATACAACGTGTGGACAAG GAAAAAGAATCTGTAGACGTTATTcaattagaggatgatgctacG TTGTCCGATCACACTGGAATTCCAATAGAGAAAATTCCGTACGTAGGATTGAGATTTGTTTTGTTGCAGCAGACACAAGAGTTCTATTCTAATTATACAAAGAAAGTTTGGTTCGTGACTAGGATTAGAAATACCAACTTTGACAAGAACAAGAAGGAATCAAGGATACCCATCAACCAATTGATACACTACAGTCGTGAAGGTTATCAGGAGTCTCGAGTGAAGGCAGCAACTCGG GACAACGATGAGGCTAGCATACAGCCCAACAAGACTTATCTCGCACTGGCGAACGAGATTGGTGACTCGTCGAAGTTGGGTTACTCAGAAAAGGATGTGACAAACTACATTACGAGCAATCTGCGTTGTGCTGACGAAAACGCAGATGTGAATGAAATGATTAGCTATTCCATGCAAATGAAAGATATCAATCCGAATTTCTTTTATGCAGTTGATGTGGACAAAGCTAACAAGTTTAAGAGTGCGCTCTGGATAGATGCAAGATGCAAGGCGTTCTATGAATATTATGGAGATGTGGTATCGTTTGATACAACATACAGAAGAAACAA GCACGGacttctgttttcatcttttgtTGGTGTCAACCATCATGGCAAGTCCACTCTGCTCGGATGTGCTTTGCTGGAAAACGAGGAAATTCATAGCTTTGAGTGGATTTTTAAGCAATGGTTGAAGTGCATGGGAACTCCCCCAAAGGCCATCATCATGGACCAGTGCAAATCCATGTTTGGTGCTATTAGAAATGTCCTTCTAGATACTTGCCACCGATGGTGCATATGGCTCATAATGAAGAAGATACTGCATAAGCTTGGAGGATATGCTCGATACAGAGAAATAGATATTAGAATGCATGGCACAGTTTGGAATGCCCGGTCTGTGAAATCTTTCGAGAAGGATTGGTGTGCATTCATTGTTGAGTTTAACTTAGAGCAAAATAGATGGCTATCAG GTGAATTTTGGGCTGGTAATAGAAGTACCCAACGGAGTGAAAGTATGCACGCCTTTTTCGGTGGTTACTTGCATTACAAGAGTGGACTGGTTCAGTTCATGCATGAGTATGACAACATGCTTGGGAACAAGGAGCCGAAGGAGTCGAAGGATGATGCTGTAGACTCTAAAGGAGTTGTCCCCTGTTCATCGAGCTCTACAATTGAAAGACAATTTCAGCGTGAGTACACAACCTTTAAGTTTAGGGAAGTACAACAGGAATTCAAGAAAAAAGGAGATTGTTTAGTCTGTGGTGTGACTCAAGATGGCGATTTATTTTGTGTGACCGTGAATGAGAAATACCTACTATATGGGGAGCCTAGGTCCTGGACGAACAGTGTCAAGTTTGACCCAGCGACACACAAGATTCGGTGCGAGTACAACATGTTTGAATCAAGATGTATTCTTTTTTGTGATTGTCTTGCTGTGTTCTTTTATTACGGAGTAGACAGAGTACCATCTTGCTATGTGCTCCTTCGATGGAGCAAGAATGTACAACACAAACACACTTTCATCAAGAGCAGCCATGACGAAAAGCAATCCGATGAAAGCCACAACTTATTTAGAGGACTGTGTTCACACTTCTTTAATGTTGCCCAGGATTTCGTGACATGTGAAAAAGAAGCGGTCATGTTATATTCGAGTCTTGATGAGTTAAGGGCCAAGCTGTTTGATTATCGCTCGAACTTAGGACCTAGAAGTGTTCCAACTACACAGAACAGCATGGTGATACAGTGTGACCCCGCTCTTGGTTCATCTGACATTTGA